The following proteins are encoded in a genomic region of Protaetiibacter sp. SSC-01:
- a CDS encoding NAD(P)H-dependent glycerol-3-phosphate dehydrogenase, with amino-acid sequence MTSDEGAEPRRVAVLGAGSWGTTFAKILADGGSRVSLWARRPEVAREISQSHRNSDYLPGINLPLGLSASSLLPEVLEGADQVYLSVPSQSLRENLRIVRELIPAEVPVVSLMKGVERGTRYRMSEVIRQELGIEAERIAVVSGPNLALEIAKEQPTAAVVSSSSLATASEVALAARNPYFRSFVNTDVVGTEFGGVLKNLIAVAIGIVDGVGYGENTKASIITRGLVEMTDFAVAFGALPETMSGLAGLGDLIATCESPLSRNNTAGRLLGQGYDYHEVIAQMNQTAEGISSVAPVLELAAEMGVEMPIVSQVAEVLAGTLDPRDIAPHLTTDTDVPQGE; translated from the coding sequence GTGACTTCCGACGAGGGCGCCGAGCCGCGGCGCGTAGCAGTGCTCGGTGCCGGCTCGTGGGGCACCACGTTCGCCAAGATCCTCGCCGACGGCGGGTCGCGCGTCTCCCTGTGGGCCCGGCGCCCCGAGGTGGCACGCGAGATCAGCCAGTCGCACCGCAACTCCGACTACCTGCCGGGCATCAACCTGCCGCTTGGCCTCTCCGCCTCGAGCCTTCTGCCCGAGGTGCTCGAGGGCGCCGACCAGGTCTACCTCTCGGTGCCGAGCCAGTCGCTGCGCGAGAACCTGCGCATCGTGCGCGAGCTCATCCCCGCCGAGGTGCCCGTCGTGTCGCTCATGAAGGGCGTCGAGCGAGGCACGCGCTATCGCATGAGCGAGGTCATCCGGCAGGAGCTCGGCATCGAGGCCGAGCGCATCGCCGTCGTCTCGGGCCCCAACCTCGCGCTCGAGATCGCGAAGGAGCAGCCCACGGCGGCGGTCGTGTCGTCGTCGAGCCTCGCCACGGCATCCGAGGTGGCGCTCGCGGCGCGCAACCCGTACTTCCGCTCGTTCGTCAACACGGATGTCGTGGGCACCGAGTTCGGCGGCGTGCTCAAGAACCTCATCGCCGTCGCGATCGGCATCGTCGACGGCGTCGGCTACGGCGAGAACACCAAGGCGTCGATCATCACGCGCGGCCTCGTCGAGATGACGGACTTCGCGGTCGCGTTCGGCGCGCTGCCCGAGACCATGAGCGGGCTCGCGGGGCTCGGCGATCTCATCGCGACGTGCGAGTCGCCGCTCTCGCGCAACAACACCGCGGGGCGCCTGCTCGGGCAGGGCTACGACTACCACGAGGTCATCGCGCAGATGAACCAGACCGCCGAGGGCATCAGCTCGGTCGCGCCCGTGCTCGAGCTCGCCGCCGAGATGGGCGTCGAGATGCCGATCGTGAGCCAGGTCGCCGAGGTGCTGGCGGGTACGCTGGACCCGCGGGACATCGCTCCGCACCTCACGACCGACACCGACGTGCCGCAGGGCGAATGA
- a CDS encoding D-alanine--D-alanine ligase family protein, whose product MIRVALLFGGRSSEHGISCATAAGVLSAIDRSRFEVVPVGITRTGAWTLQPDDSELFALRAELPEVVDNGTRVRLPDAADSRELTLVAADGTESSLGDIDIVFPILHGKFGEDGTVQGQLELLDLPYVGNGVLASSVAMDKHMTKSVLVAAGIDVAPWVSLTPARWDGQRELFERRIRALGLPVFVKPSRAGSSVGVTKVAEWSDLDAAVEVAFAEDTTVLVEAAVVGREVECAVLEGRDGGEPRVSLAGEIVVTGRDFYDFEAKYLDPDAAQLICPAELHDGELREMRRIAARAFEAIGGAGLARVDFFLTGEGFVVNEINTMPGFTPISMFPSCWQASGVSYPELITELIELGLAARR is encoded by the coding sequence ATGATCCGCGTCGCCCTGCTGTTCGGAGGGCGCTCGAGCGAGCACGGCATCTCGTGCGCCACCGCCGCGGGCGTGCTGTCGGCCATCGACCGCAGCCGCTTCGAGGTCGTGCCCGTCGGCATCACGCGCACGGGCGCCTGGACGCTGCAGCCCGACGACTCCGAGCTGTTCGCGCTGCGCGCCGAGCTGCCCGAGGTCGTCGACAACGGCACCCGCGTGCGCCTCCCGGATGCGGCGGACTCGCGCGAGCTCACACTCGTCGCCGCCGACGGCACCGAGTCGTCGCTCGGCGACATCGACATCGTGTTCCCGATCCTGCACGGCAAGTTCGGCGAAGACGGCACCGTGCAGGGGCAGCTCGAGCTGCTCGACCTTCCCTACGTCGGCAACGGCGTGCTCGCGTCGTCGGTCGCCATGGACAAGCACATGACCAAGTCGGTGCTCGTCGCCGCCGGAATCGACGTCGCCCCGTGGGTCTCGCTCACGCCCGCCCGCTGGGACGGGCAGCGCGAGCTCTTCGAGCGCCGCATCCGCGCCCTCGGCCTGCCGGTGTTCGTGAAGCCGTCGCGTGCCGGGTCGTCGGTGGGGGTGACCAAGGTCGCCGAGTGGTCTGACCTCGACGCGGCCGTCGAGGTCGCGTTCGCCGAGGACACGACGGTGCTCGTGGAGGCCGCGGTCGTCGGCCGCGAGGTCGAGTGCGCCGTGCTCGAGGGCCGCGACGGCGGCGAGCCGCGCGTCTCGCTCGCGGGCGAGATCGTCGTCACCGGGCGCGACTTCTACGACTTCGAGGCGAAGTACCTCGACCCCGACGCCGCCCAGCTCATCTGCCCCGCCGAGCTGCACGACGGCGAACTGCGCGAGATGCGTCGCATCGCCGCGCGCGCCTTCGAGGCCATCGGCGGTGCGGGGCTCGCCCGCGTCGACTTCTTCCTCACGGGGGAGGGCTTCGTCGTCAACGAGATCAACACGATGCCCGGCTTCACACCCATCTCGATGTTCCCCTCGTGCTGGCAGGCGTCGGGTGTCAGCTACCCGGAGCTCATCACGGAGCTCATCGAGCTGGGGCTCGCGGCGCGGCGGTAG
- a CDS encoding DUF3515 domain-containing protein, translating to MRKTRASIAAAAAVVLAVTLSGCASVVPMEPAEGANDPGCADVIVRLPDTVAGQERRETNAQATGAWGSPASVLLYCGVEVPSASTQRCIQVDGIFWLVDGSQEPTYVLRSYGREPAIDVVVDGAVAGPTPALMDLSRAVSFTRPNGHECTDLEDADIAGG from the coding sequence GTGCGCAAGACCCGAGCCAGCATCGCCGCCGCCGCTGCCGTCGTGCTCGCGGTGACGCTCAGCGGATGCGCGTCCGTCGTGCCGATGGAGCCCGCCGAGGGCGCGAACGACCCCGGTTGCGCCGACGTCATCGTGCGGCTGCCCGACACGGTCGCCGGCCAGGAGCGCCGCGAGACCAACGCGCAGGCGACGGGCGCGTGGGGCTCGCCCGCATCCGTGCTCCTGTACTGCGGGGTCGAGGTGCCGAGCGCGTCGACGCAGCGCTGCATCCAGGTCGACGGCATCTTCTGGCTCGTCGACGGCAGCCAGGAGCCCACCTACGTGCTGCGCAGCTACGGTCGCGAGCCCGCCATCGACGTCGTCGTCGACGGGGCGGTCGCGGGACCGACGCCCGCGCTCATGGACCTCTCCCGCGCGGTCTCCTTCACGCGACCCAACGGGCACGAGTGCACCGACCTCGAGGACGCCGACATCGCGGGCGGCTGA
- the thiL gene encoding thiamine-phosphate kinase produces the protein MTDPDGTLASLGESAVLGRIFPRLPDAASALLGPGDDAAVVAAPDGRFVVTTDTLVHGPDFRHAWSSAFQLGWKAAASNLADVAAMGARPTALVVALVAPADTEVRWIEEFADGLREGCAALAPECGVVGGDLSVSDQLTVAVTAFGDLEGRPPVLRSGARAGDVVAVCGELGLAGRGLELLFARGVDAEGVPDSVAAASLRPEFDRELDAQLAPSPPITAGVVAARAGATAMMDVSDGLALDARRMGEASGVAIDLDAAAVGSTVALTGGEDHALLATFPGDAVLPSGFRPIGRVRAGEPGVRVDGRPFDPRGGWDPYADWDGAAG, from the coding sequence GTGACGGATCCGGACGGGACGCTGGCCTCGCTCGGGGAGTCGGCGGTGCTGGGGCGCATCTTCCCGCGGCTGCCGGACGCCGCATCCGCTCTGCTCGGACCGGGCGACGACGCCGCCGTCGTGGCGGCCCCCGACGGGCGCTTCGTCGTGACGACGGACACGCTCGTGCACGGCCCGGATTTCCGGCACGCGTGGTCGAGCGCGTTCCAGCTCGGCTGGAAGGCGGCTGCGTCGAACCTCGCCGACGTCGCGGCGATGGGTGCCCGGCCGACGGCTCTCGTGGTGGCCCTCGTGGCGCCCGCCGACACGGAGGTGCGCTGGATCGAGGAGTTCGCGGACGGCCTGCGCGAGGGGTGCGCGGCGCTCGCTCCGGAGTGCGGGGTCGTGGGGGGCGATCTGTCGGTGTCCGACCAGTTGACTGTCGCGGTGACGGCGTTCGGCGACCTCGAGGGGCGGCCGCCGGTGCTGCGCTCGGGGGCGCGTGCGGGCGATGTCGTCGCCGTGTGCGGCGAGCTGGGGCTCGCGGGGCGCGGGCTCGAGCTGCTGTTCGCGCGCGGTGTCGACGCGGAGGGGGTGCCGGACTCAGTGGCCGCCGCGTCGCTGCGGCCCGAGTTCGACCGCGAGCTCGACGCTCAGCTCGCGCCGAGCCCGCCGATCACCGCGGGCGTGGTGGCGGCTCGTGCGGGCGCGACGGCGATGATGGATGTGAGCGACGGCCTCGCGCTCGACGCGCGGCGCATGGGGGAGGCGTCGGGGGTGGCGATCGACCTCGACGCGGCCGCCGTCGGGTCGACGGTGGCGCTGACGGGCGGGGAGGACCACGCGCTGCTCGCGACGTTCCCGGGCGACGCGGTTCTGCCATCCGGTTTCCGCCCGATCGGCCGCGTGCGCGCGGGCGAGCCGGGCGTGCGTGTCGATGGCCGCCCGTTCGACCCCCGTGGCGGCTGGGACCCCTACGCCGACTGGGACGGCGCCGCCGGCTGA
- the rsmD gene encoding 16S rRNA (guanine(966)-N(2))-methyltransferase RsmD, whose translation MTRIIAGFAGSLALAVPKTGTRPTSDRVREAIFSALDARDLVHGARVLDLYAGSGALGLEAASRGAAEVTLVDRSRDAAVVSRRNAERVGRAAPAEAPPVIRTVVQPVQTFLAGAAGGWDLVFLDPPYELTGAELVDDLLLLAPRVAPDAVIVVERSARDPEPAWPAGLTLDRRTAYGETAVFWLSPAPDCAPASA comes from the coding sequence GTGACCCGCATCATCGCCGGCTTCGCCGGCTCGCTCGCTCTGGCGGTGCCGAAGACCGGCACGCGTCCGACGAGCGACCGCGTGCGGGAGGCGATCTTCTCGGCGCTCGACGCGCGCGACCTCGTGCACGGCGCGCGCGTGCTCGACCTCTACGCCGGATCGGGTGCACTCGGACTCGAGGCGGCGTCCCGCGGGGCAGCCGAGGTGACCCTCGTCGACCGGTCGCGGGATGCGGCGGTCGTGTCGCGCCGGAACGCGGAGCGCGTGGGCCGCGCGGCTCCGGCGGAGGCGCCGCCCGTCATCCGCACGGTCGTGCAGCCCGTGCAGACCTTCCTCGCGGGTGCCGCGGGCGGCTGGGACCTCGTGTTCCTCGACCCGCCCTACGAGCTGACCGGCGCCGAGCTCGTCGACGACCTGCTGCTGCTGGCGCCGCGCGTCGCTCCGGATGCCGTGATCGTCGTCGAGCGCTCGGCGCGCGACCCCGAACCCGCGTGGCCCGCCGGCCTCACGCTCGACCGCCGCACCGCCTACGGCGAGACCGCCGTCTTCTGGCTCTCCCCCGCGCCCGACTGCGCCCCCGCATCCGCCTGA
- a CDS encoding cupin domain-containing protein → MHIVEDSDTFTADSLADYRERLRTPGLSLGTYSIPAGAVDPQQPHTEDEVYICLRGRATLRGADADLPILPGTVAFVAAGEEHRFVDVEEDLVVVVAFGPAEYTNAGLAEGARS, encoded by the coding sequence ATGCACATCGTCGAGGACTCCGACACCTTCACCGCCGACTCGCTCGCCGACTACCGCGAGAGGCTGCGCACGCCCGGCCTCAGCCTCGGCACGTACTCGATCCCGGCCGGGGCCGTCGACCCGCAGCAGCCGCACACCGAGGACGAGGTCTACATCTGCCTGCGCGGCCGCGCGACGCTGCGGGGCGCGGATGCCGACCTCCCGATCCTCCCGGGGACGGTCGCGTTCGTCGCGGCGGGCGAGGAGCATCGCTTCGTCGACGTCGAGGAGGATCTCGTCGTGGTCGTCGCGTTCGGTCCTGCCGAGTACACGAACGCCGGACTCGCCGAGGGAGCGCGGTCGTGA
- a CDS encoding NAD(P)-dependent oxidoreductase → MTVGFAGLGIMGVPMATRLLDAGTELAVWSRRPEACAPLVARGATHAADPDALFAACATVVLMLRDEGATDAVLGRGTDAFAHRVAGRRIVVTGTNSPAYSAALAADVRQAGGAYVEAPVSGSRVPAERGELVVMLAGDDAAALDAAEALLSPLAKAVVRCGEAPAALRTKIAVNHYMMAMVASLAEALTAARAAGVDVASVVRVLEASPMDSPIGRVKAAKLVAGDESPQAAISDVVKNCRLVLDAAREAGATTPIIDLVSSLYEATAASGHADLDMVAVVRAFA, encoded by the coding sequence GTGACGGTCGGCTTCGCGGGCCTCGGCATCATGGGCGTGCCGATGGCGACGCGCCTGCTCGACGCCGGCACCGAGCTCGCGGTGTGGAGCCGCCGGCCGGAGGCGTGCGCGCCGCTCGTCGCGCGCGGCGCGACGCACGCCGCCGACCCCGACGCCCTCTTCGCCGCCTGCGCGACGGTCGTGCTCATGCTGCGCGACGAGGGCGCGACGGATGCGGTGCTCGGCCGCGGCACGGACGCCTTCGCCCACCGCGTGGCCGGCCGCCGCATCGTGGTGACGGGCACCAACTCGCCCGCGTACTCGGCGGCGCTCGCGGCCGACGTCCGCCAGGCGGGCGGCGCGTACGTCGAGGCTCCCGTGTCGGGTTCGCGCGTGCCCGCGGAGCGCGGCGAGCTCGTCGTCATGCTCGCGGGCGACGACGCGGCCGCACTCGACGCCGCCGAGGCGCTCCTGAGCCCGCTCGCGAAGGCCGTCGTGCGGTGCGGCGAGGCTCCCGCGGCCCTCCGCACGAAGATCGCCGTCAATCACTACATGATGGCGATGGTCGCATCCCTCGCCGAGGCGCTCACGGCCGCGCGCGCCGCGGGGGTCGATGTGGCATCCGTCGTGCGCGTGCTCGAGGCGAGCCCCATGGACAGCCCGATCGGCCGCGTGAAGGCGGCGAAGCTCGTGGCGGGCGACGAGTCGCCGCAGGCGGCGATCTCCGACGTCGTGAAGAACTGCCGGCTCGTGCTCGATGCCGCACGCGAGGCGGGCGCGACGACGCCCATCATCGATCTCGTGTCGTCGCTCTACGAGGCGACCGCGGCATCCGGGCACGCCGACCTCGACATGGTCGCCGTCGTGCGAGCCTTCGCCTGA
- a CDS encoding ATP-dependent DNA helicase RecG, which yields MDSPLDQKLSSALGGRTAQVLEKSFGMRTVGDLLAHYPRRYARRGELTALSELRIDEPVTIVAEVRSVSERRMQNRRGSILEATISDGLGSLTLTFFNQSFRKNELRPGVRGIFSGKIGAYRGTRQLTHPDYELFDADEAATMDAEQARRWAETPVPLYPATASFPSWKLQKCIETVLDVLPPLRDPVPDEVRASRGLMGFRDAIVKVHRPETDADWRHARDALRFQEALVLQLALLGQRAERRAVSGPPRIPGALSEAFEASLPWPLTDDQRAVGAEIEAELLDGTPMNRLVQGEVGSGKTLVALRAMLAVAESGGQSAFLAPTEVLAGQHLRSIVSMLGPDLAARLRVTLLTGQLPAAERRKAMLAAASGGAAIVVGTHALLGDNVTFADLGLVVVDEQHRFGVEQREAIRLKGQAPHVLVLSATPIPRTVAMTVFGDLDVSTLRSLPAGRAPIESFVVPLADHPNWEARVWQRLAEELEQGRQGFVVCPAIEVAASGDSVEEDAALETDAEPDAPPPASVVETLARLRTHPSLRDRRIEPLHGRMSGEEKDRTMRAFAAGDIDVLVATTVIEVGVDVPNASTMIVLDADRFGVAQLHQLRGRVGRGGVPGIALFVTRAEQGTLARERVDAVASTLDGFELAQADLELRREGDVLGGTQSGRRSSLKLLRVIEDADLIAEARDLAQGLLDADPALVAHEALREAVARRFDESERAFLGKA from the coding sequence GTGGACTCGCCGCTCGACCAGAAGCTCTCGTCGGCGCTCGGCGGCCGCACGGCGCAGGTGCTCGAGAAGTCGTTCGGCATGCGCACGGTCGGCGATCTGCTGGCCCACTACCCGCGGCGCTACGCCCGGCGCGGCGAGCTCACCGCGCTGAGCGAGCTGCGCATCGACGAGCCCGTGACGATCGTCGCCGAGGTGCGTAGCGTCTCGGAGCGGCGCATGCAGAACCGCCGCGGCTCGATCCTCGAGGCGACCATCAGCGACGGACTCGGCTCTCTGACGCTCACGTTCTTCAACCAGTCGTTCCGCAAGAACGAGCTGCGGCCGGGCGTGCGCGGCATCTTCTCGGGCAAGATCGGCGCCTACCGCGGCACCCGCCAGCTCACCCACCCCGACTACGAGCTCTTCGACGCCGACGAGGCCGCCACCATGGACGCCGAGCAGGCGCGCCGCTGGGCCGAGACCCCCGTGCCGCTCTACCCGGCCACCGCGAGCTTCCCGAGCTGGAAGCTGCAGAAGTGCATCGAGACGGTGCTCGACGTGCTGCCGCCGCTGCGCGACCCGGTTCCGGATGAGGTGCGCGCCTCCCGTGGGCTCATGGGCTTCCGCGACGCGATCGTCAAGGTGCACCGCCCCGAGACGGATGCCGACTGGCGGCACGCGCGCGACGCCCTGCGGTTCCAGGAGGCGCTCGTGCTGCAGCTCGCGCTGCTCGGGCAGCGCGCCGAGCGCCGGGCGGTCTCCGGCCCGCCGCGCATCCCGGGGGCGCTCTCGGAGGCGTTCGAGGCGTCGCTGCCGTGGCCGCTCACCGATGACCAGCGCGCCGTCGGCGCCGAGATCGAGGCGGAGCTGCTCGACGGCACGCCCATGAACCGGCTCGTGCAGGGCGAGGTGGGCTCGGGCAAGACGCTCGTCGCGTTGCGGGCGATGCTCGCGGTCGCGGAGTCGGGCGGGCAGTCGGCGTTCCTCGCGCCGACGGAGGTGCTCGCGGGACAGCACCTGCGCTCGATCGTGTCGATGCTCGGGCCCGACCTCGCGGCGCGACTGCGGGTCACGCTGCTGACGGGCCAGCTGCCCGCGGCCGAGAGGCGCAAGGCGATGCTGGCCGCGGCATCCGGGGGAGCGGCGATCGTCGTCGGCACGCACGCGCTGCTCGGCGACAACGTGACCTTCGCCGACCTCGGACTCGTGGTCGTCGACGAGCAGCACCGCTTCGGCGTCGAGCAGCGCGAGGCCATCCGGCTCAAGGGGCAGGCGCCGCACGTGCTCGTGCTGAGCGCCACGCCCATCCCGCGCACGGTCGCGATGACGGTGTTCGGCGACCTCGACGTCTCGACGCTGCGCAGCCTGCCCGCGGGCCGCGCGCCCATCGAGTCGTTCGTCGTGCCGCTCGCCGACCACCCGAACTGGGAGGCGCGCGTGTGGCAGCGCCTCGCCGAGGAGCTCGAGCAGGGGCGGCAGGGCTTCGTCGTGTGCCCCGCGATCGAGGTCGCGGCATCCGGCGACTCGGTCGAGGAGGACGCGGCGCTCGAGACGGATGCCGAGCCCGACGCGCCGCCGCCCGCATCCGTCGTCGAGACGCTGGCCCGGCTGCGCACGCATCCGTCGCTGCGCGACCGCCGCATCGAGCCGCTGCACGGGCGGATGTCGGGGGAGGAGAAGGACCGCACGATGCGGGCCTTCGCGGCGGGCGACATCGACGTGCTCGTCGCGACGACGGTCATCGAGGTCGGCGTCGACGTGCCGAACGCCTCGACCATGATCGTGCTCGACGCCGACCGTTTCGGTGTCGCGCAGCTGCACCAGCTGCGCGGCCGCGTCGGCCGCGGCGGCGTGCCCGGCATCGCGCTCTTCGTGACGCGCGCCGAGCAGGGCACGCTCGCCCGCGAGCGCGTCGACGCCGTCGCCTCGACCCTCGACGGCTTCGAGCTCGCGCAGGCCGACCTCGAGCTGCGGCGCGAGGGCGACGTGCTCGGCGGCACCCAGTCGGGGCGCCGTTCGTCGCTCAAGCTCCTGCGCGTCATCGAGGACGCCGACCTCATCGCCGAGGCGCGCGACCTCGCGCAGGGCCTGCTGGATGCCGACCCCGCGCTCGTCGCGCACGAGGCGCTCCGCGAGGCCGTGGCGCGCCGCTTCGACGAGTCGGAGCGCGCCTTCCTCGGCAAGGCCTAG
- a CDS encoding helix-turn-helix transcriptional regulator: protein MGEQPDDEWASFAREFGIRLHRARIEAALTQEELAYAAGLTRSHYQQLEKGLSRPGVPANPSLKTIVGLARVLGVPLEALVPPFDVREQGARKAV from the coding sequence ATGGGGGAACAGCCGGACGACGAGTGGGCGTCGTTCGCGCGCGAGTTCGGCATCCGGCTGCACCGTGCGCGGATCGAGGCCGCCCTCACGCAGGAGGAACTCGCCTACGCCGCGGGCCTCACGCGCTCGCACTACCAGCAGCTCGAGAAGGGGCTCTCCCGCCCCGGCGTTCCCGCGAACCCCTCGCTCAAGACGATCGTCGGGCTCGCGCGCGTGCTCGGCGTGCCGCTCGAGGCGCTCGTGCCGCCGTTCGACGTGCGTGAGCAGGGGGCGCGGAAGGCCGTCTAG
- the coaD gene encoding pantetheine-phosphate adenylyltransferase: protein MTRIAVVPGSFDPVTLGHLDVIERAARIFDEIHVLVVHNPDKSALLPIAQRVSLIQESVAEARIPGQILVTSWSVGLLVDYCTDVGASVLVKGIRSQVDVAYETPMAIVNRNLAKVETIFMLPDPAHAHVSSSLVRQVASLGGDVSPYVPRVVADFLEQPR, encoded by the coding sequence ATGACCAGGATCGCCGTCGTTCCCGGATCCTTCGACCCCGTCACCCTCGGGCACCTCGATGTGATCGAGCGCGCAGCCCGCATCTTCGACGAGATCCACGTGCTCGTGGTGCACAACCCCGACAAGTCGGCGCTGCTGCCGATCGCGCAGCGGGTGTCGCTCATCCAGGAGTCGGTGGCCGAGGCGCGCATCCCGGGCCAGATCCTCGTCACGAGCTGGAGCGTCGGCCTGCTCGTCGACTACTGCACGGATGTCGGGGCGAGCGTGCTCGTGAAGGGCATCCGCTCGCAGGTCGACGTGGCCTACGAGACGCCCATGGCGATCGTCAACCGCAACCTCGCGAAGGTCGAGACGATCTTCATGCTGCCCGACCCCGCGCACGCCCACGTGTCGAGCTCGCTCGTTCGGCAGGTCGCGTCGCTCGGCGGCGACGTCTCGCCGTACGTGCCGCGCGTGGTGGCGGACTTCCTCGAGCAGCCGCGCTGA
- a CDS encoding DUF2510 domain-containing protein gives MESSAAPAAGWFPDPGDPSAERWWSGSSWTEHTRQPLGAEVPAAFAPHVATLVEERPEPQPEPEPFVFSMTPTTEPVTADVAAREFAPVAVAPAAVAPAAVPEVAPETEFAPAPEPAPVAVAEPAASAVADPLPPMPSLTPPWLTPDPEPVAATAPQAAASPFTLTPTSVASSAEPVAPVAAAVEAPLPAVAPEATAFVAPVAPAPDGFAMPSEPAHQAAPASELVTPAPTGAPAAPEFGAPAVQAAPNFTAPGPVAPTAPEFAAPAVPAAATPAAVAAAPAAPAPAPAPAPAPAPTAPTPEYAAPASGFTLPSAPAAPTLPVESAAAAGFVLPAAPVAALTAEDLQPRAGKHADAAPEPAVPAPALPAVRPVGFTASADPEIANRYRTVIHQADQAEAPAMPAAPAPAAPVSTLPSATMTSGRPPFTPAYSPFPATNKAADIAFRTGLGAALGVVVGFVLRMLDIIDLAGGLMSLGAWVSGVVAIISGIVGLVAARRRQVGFGKSLAGLLMGVFVSVLVPVGAVLFAVLLLGSLGFFA, from the coding sequence ATGGAGTCGAGTGCCGCGCCCGCCGCCGGGTGGTTTCCCGACCCCGGCGACCCCTCGGCCGAGCGCTGGTGGTCGGGCAGCTCGTGGACCGAGCACACCCGTCAGCCGCTCGGCGCCGAGGTGCCCGCGGCGTTCGCCCCGCACGTCGCGACCCTCGTCGAGGAGCGCCCCGAGCCGCAGCCCGAGCCGGAACCCTTCGTCTTCTCGATGACGCCCACGACCGAGCCCGTGACCGCGGATGTCGCGGCCCGCGAGTTCGCGCCCGTCGCGGTTGCGCCCGCAGCGGTTGCGCCCGCGGCGGTTCCCGAAGTCGCTCCGGAAACCGAGTTCGCCCCCGCCCCCGAGCCCGCGCCGGTCGCGGTGGCCGAGCCCGCAGCGTCCGCAGTGGCAGACCCGCTGCCTCCCATGCCCTCGCTGACCCCGCCGTGGCTGACCCCGGACCCCGAACCCGTGGCCGCCACCGCGCCACAGGCTGCCGCGTCTCCTTTCACCCTCACGCCCACCTCGGTTGCTTCGTCGGCCGAGCCCGTTGCGCCCGTCGCCGCAGCCGTCGAGGCCCCGCTGCCCGCCGTCGCGCCCGAGGCCACAGCCTTCGTCGCACCCGTGGCGCCCGCGCCGGACGGCTTTGCGATGCCGAGCGAGCCCGCCCATCAGGCCGCGCCCGCATCCGAGCTCGTCACACCGGCCCCGACTGGTGCTCCGGCAGCGCCCGAGTTCGGGGCGCCCGCCGTACAGGCAGCCCCGAACTTCACCGCCCCCGGTCCGGTCGCACCTACCGCGCCGGAGTTCGCCGCGCCGGCCGTCCCAGCCGCTGCAACGCCCGCTGCGGTCGCCGCCGCGCCCGCGGCCCCGGCCCCGGCGCCGGCTCCCGCGCCAGCCCCGGCACCCACCGCACCGACGCCCGAATACGCTGCCCCCGCATCCGGCTTCACCCTCCCCTCAGCCCCCGCCGCCCCGACCCTCCCCGTCGAGAGCGCCGCAGCCGCAGGCTTCGTGCTGCCGGCCGCGCCCGTCGCGGCGCTCACCGCCGAGGACCTCCAGCCCCGCGCCGGCAAGCACGCGGATGCCGCGCCCGAGCCCGCCGTGCCCGCCCCGGCGCTCCCGGCCGTGCGTCCCGTCGGCTTCACGGCATCCGCCGACCCCGAGATCGCGAACCGCTACCGCACGGTCATCCACCAGGCCGATCAGGCCGAGGCACCCGCGATGCCGGCAGCCCCCGCCCCCGCCGCGCCCGTGAGCACCCTGCCGTCGGCGACCATGACGAGCGGACGCCCGCCGTTCACGCCCGCCTACTCGCCGTTCCCCGCCACGAACAAGGCCGCCGACATCGCGTTCCGCACGGGCCTCGGCGCCGCGCTCGGCGTCGTGGTCGGCTTCGTGCTGCGCATGCTCGACATCATCGACCTCGCGGGCGGCCTCATGAGCCTCGGCGCGTGGGTGTCGGGCGTCGTCGCGATCATCTCGGGCATCGTCGGCCTCGTCGCCGCGCGACGCCGCCAGGTCGGGTTCGGCAAGTCGCTCGCGGGCCTGCTGATGGGCGTGTTCGTCTCGGTGCTCGTGCCGGTCGGCGCGGTGCTGTTCGCCGTGCTGCTGCTCGGTTCGCTCGGCTTCTTCGCCTGA
- a CDS encoding TetR/AcrR family transcriptional regulator has protein sequence MARSEPRERLLRTASELFYREGIHAVGVDRIVSEAAVTRATFYRHFPGKEDLVEAYLDVEDAHIRAAFAEAEASTDNAVARLELVIEGLAADVARNHTRGCPFINASAEYPDAASPVREAVARHREWFRSTLTALLADAGTADPELAAGELVLLRDAAMVGGYLDGWDRVRPAFVAAARRAAGLD, from the coding sequence ATGGCCCGTTCCGAACCCCGCGAGCGCCTGCTGCGCACCGCATCCGAGCTCTTCTACCGCGAGGGCATCCACGCCGTGGGCGTCGACCGGATCGTGAGCGAGGCGGCCGTCACGCGCGCCACCTTCTACCGGCACTTCCCCGGCAAAGAGGACCTCGTCGAGGCCTACCTCGACGTCGAGGACGCCCACATCCGCGCCGCCTTCGCCGAGGCCGAGGCGAGCACCGACAATGCCGTCGCCCGGCTCGAGCTCGTGATCGAGGGGCTCGCGGCCGACGTCGCCCGCAACCACACCCGCGGCTGCCCCTTCATCAACGCCTCGGCCGAGTACCCGGATGCGGCGAGCCCCGTGCGCGAGGCCGTCGCCCGGCACCGCGAGTGGTTCCGCTCCACCCTCACGGCGCTCCTCGCGGATGCCGGCACGGCGGATCCGGAGCTCGCGGCCGGCGAGCTCGTGCTGCTGCGCGACGCCGCGATGGTCGGCGGCTATCTCGACGGCTGGGACCGCGTGCGGCCCGCCTTCGTGGCCGCCGCGCGCCGCGCCGCGGGTCTCGACTGA